Proteins encoded together in one Impatiens glandulifera chromosome 1, dImpGla2.1, whole genome shotgun sequence window:
- the LOC124922041 gene encoding UPF0548 protein At2g17695-like: MMFLSWNRPSSKQQKDCIMTSGSFNYASKHIGSTAKHVSSLQEDEDLLKDGFLINHSRVLVGSGNETYEKGKSALQSWRHFSFDWTFVDPKTRIQNGNKFCVCAKEFVPWLMMPLQVVYVKENNINQNKASISSFGFGSGTLHGHLLAGEKRFSIELDENNQVWYEVLSFSKPAHFLSMIGYPYAGMRQKYFNHQSTTAVKKCCLST; the protein is encoded by the exons ATGATGTTCTTGAGCTGGAATCGTCCTTCTTCCAAACAACAGAAGGATTGCATTATGAC ATCTGGATCTTTCAACTATGCTTCTAAACACATAGGCTCTACTGCTAAGCATGTCTCTTCCCTTCAAGAAGATGAGGATCTGTTGAAAGATGGTTTCCTCATTAACCATTCTCGTGTTTTGGTTGGTTCTGGCAATGAAACCTACGAAAAGGGAAAATCTGCACTTCAATCTTGGAG GCATTTTAGTTTCGACTGGACATTTGTTGATCCTAAGACCCGAATTCAAAATGGGAACAAGTTTTGTGTTTGTGCGAAGGAATTTGTGCCATGGTTGATGATGCCACTTCAAGTGGTGTATGTGAAGGAAAACAATATCAACCAAAACAAGGCATCCATATCCTCATTTGGTTTTGGCAGTGGTACTCTTCATGGACACTTACTG GCTGGGGAAAAAAGGTTTTCGATTGAATTGGATGAGAATAATCAAGTTTGGTATGAGGTGTTGTCTTTCTCGAAGCCAGCCCACTTCTTGTCTATGATTGGGTATCCATATGCTGGAATGAGACAGAAGTATTTTAACCATCAATCTACAACTGCAGTCAAGAAATGTTGTTTATCTACTTAA
- the LOC124921441 gene encoding UPF0548 protein At2g17695-like: MMFLSWNRPSSEQQKDCIMKSGSFNYAAKHIGSTAKHASSLQEDEDLLKDGFLVNHARVLVGSGNETYEKGKSALQSWRHFSFDWTFVDSKTRIQNGNKFCVCVKEFVPWLMMPLQVVYVKENNMNQNKASISSFGFGSGTLHGHLLAGEERFSIELDENNQVWYEVLSFSKPAHFLSMIGYPYVRMRQKYFTHQSTTAVKKCCLST; encoded by the exons ATGATGTTCTTGAGTTGGAATCGTCCTTCTTCCGAACAACAGAAGGATTGTATTATGAA ATCTGGATCTTTCAATTATGCTGCTAAGCACATAGGCTCTACTGCTAAACATGCCTCTTCACTTCAAGAAGACGAGGATCTGTTGAAAGATGGTTTCCTAGTTAACCATGCTCGTGTTTTGGTTGGTTCTGGCAATGAAACCTACGAAAAGGGAAAATCTGCACTTCAATCTTGGAG GCATTTTAGTTTCGACTGGACATTTGTTGATTCTAAGACCCGAATTCAAAATGGGAACAAGTTTTGTGTTTGTGTGAAGGAATTTGTGCCATGGTTGATGATGCCACTTCAAGTGGTGTATGTGAAAGAAAACAACATGAACCAAAACAAGGCATCCATATCCTCATTTGGTTTTGGCAGTGGCACTCTTCATGGACACTTACTG GCTGGGGAAGAAAGGTTTTCGATTGAATTGGATGAGAATAATCAAGTTTGGTATGAGGTGTTGTCTTTCTCGAAGCCAGCCCACTTTTTGTCTATGATTGGGTATCCATATGTTCGAATGAGACAGAAGTATTTTACTCATCAATCTACCACTGCAGTCAAGAAATGTTGTTTATCTACTTAA